ACGCCAGCCGAGCGCTTATTAAATCATGTCGAGGTACCTGTTTGATGATTCAACTTAAAACCCGCCTGACACAACAACTGCAAAACTGGATCAAAAAGCGAAGTCCTTCCGGCAATCCACAATGTTTAAGTTCACGCCACCTTTACATTTTACCCTCTGCATTTGGATGGGGTTATGTCATCGTCTTGTTAACCCTAGGCATTGGAGCAATTAATTATCAATTGAACCCCGCTTTTTTACTCATTTTTTTAATGATGATCATAGGCATATTAAACCTTTGGCAAAATCATCGTAATCTGCAGGGCCTATGCATACGCTGTCTGGCAGTCGACGATGCTGAACAAGGGCAACCAGCGAATATTAAATTGCTTTTGTCCGTCGAAGCGGAACACCGCTATGCTTTGTTTTTAGCCTTTGAGGAAAGCTCCATAGTCCATGTGGAAAAAATTTCCAAAGAAGAGCAAATGATTTTTTTGGCTCTAAAAACTCCACATCGTGGTCATTTCAAATTGCCGCCTCTCAAAATATACAGTAACTACCCATTAGGGCTAAGCCGAGTCTGGTCATATTTGTATTTTGATATTAGCTATTACGTTTACCCTCTGGCCGTCTCCCCCGGATTTTGGCCAGCACCTGCAGATAATTCAATTAAAACCTCTCCTCTGCTCTATCCAACTGGTGACGAAGAACTGCATGAACTAAAATCAGTCATAAACCCCTGGATACAAACCAGTCGCATTGCCTGGAAAATATCTGCCCGTGGTCAAGGTTGGTATCTTAAGCAGATGACAAGCCCTGGTGGTGAACATTGGCTATTTCGGCTGGAAGAATTACCATCGGAAGATATTGAAAAGCGTCTACAACAGTTAAGTTATTGGATTCAAACTGCAGAACAATTGGGTCACCGCTATGGTTTGGAGTTGAACGGCACAAGAATACCGCTGGGGGCTGGCAAAACGCATATGCAAACCTGTTTACGGCAATTGGCGATGTATTAATGAACCATTACTTTCACGAACAAATTCCGCCAGGCCTATTACGCCATACGCTGTTTATCATGGGATTTTGCTTTCTGCCTTTTGTAAACATCACTCCCTGGTGGTTGACCATGCTTGCAATAGGAGTCATCAGCTATCGCGTGACAGCAAACGTTTATCATCGTTTTTTATTGCCTAAGTGGCTACATATTTTGCTCGTGTTTGGAGTCATTGCCTTACTCCGATGGTATTATGGTTCCTTTTTTTCCAGCGGCTTTTTTATTGGCTTTCTTATGGCTTTTTTCTGGCTGAAAGTCATCGAAATACATCGCATGCGGGACTTGCGCATGGTGGCTCTAGCCTGCTTCTATGTGATTTTTACTGCGCTCATTATCCATATATCCCTATGGATTTTACTCTATATGATCCTCGCTCTGCTCGCCGTGTTATCTTTACTGCTTAAATTTGAAAGGCCTTCTGCTTCCACCATCCAATTAAGTCGACAAAGTGCTTCCTTCGTGCTACTCGCCATCCCTGCCAGTACCATTCTATTTTTTTTATTTCCTCGCTTAACTGATCCCTTATGGCAAGTTCATCTACCCATGTATGGCAAAACAGGTTTTAAAGAAAATTTAAGTCCTGGTGCTATTTCCTCTTTATTTCCAGATGACCATACAGTCATGCGAGTAACGTTCAAAAAACCAATGTCCTCATTTAATATCTATTGGTATGGTTTGATTTTAAATCATTATAACGGCATAACCTGGACTTCCCAGCCGCAAGCCTATAATGATTTTCTTCCTCTTGCGCACTTACCATCAAAGCAAGAGGGTGAGTATGAAATTCTTTTAGAGCCACATCAAAAGCTTTGGATGTTTTATATGCGCGAACCTGCAGCTGGCTGGCCACGACTACGGTTCTCTCCCTCCTACGGTTTAACTTCTCTGAAGGAAGAAACCATCAATCAACGCATGACGTATGCCCTCACCACTCAAAACCCTCACTATCGACCATTGAATCCAAAATCCATGCAACGTTATTTACAATTACCTTCGCAAGGAAATCCTAAGCTGCGTGCCTGGGCTATTAAAGAAAAATTGGGCAAAGACCCATCGCAATTTATCTCTCAAATTCTTAAATACATTCATCATGAACCTTTTTGGTATACCTTAAATCCCAAGCTTATTAATACAAGCACCCACTCCTTAGACGAATTCTGGTTTAATACCAGGGAAGGGTATTGTGAACACTATGCGAGTAGTGTTGCCTTTATTTTACGTGCCGCGGGAATTCCTGCCCGCGTTGTAATTGGTTATTATGGCGGCGAATGGAACCCTTTAGGACA
This genomic interval from Legionella oakridgensis ATCC 33761 = DSM 21215 contains the following:
- a CDS encoding DUF58 domain-containing protein → MIQLKTRLTQQLQNWIKKRSPSGNPQCLSSRHLYILPSAFGWGYVIVLLTLGIGAINYQLNPAFLLIFLMMIIGILNLWQNHRNLQGLCIRCLAVDDAEQGQPANIKLLLSVEAEHRYALFLAFEESSIVHVEKISKEEQMIFLALKTPHRGHFKLPPLKIYSNYPLGLSRVWSYLYFDISYYVYPLAVSPGFWPAPADNSIKTSPLLYPTGDEELHELKSVINPWIQTSRIAWKISARGQGWYLKQMTSPGGEHWLFRLEELPSEDIEKRLQQLSYWIQTAEQLGHRYGLELNGTRIPLGAGKTHMQTCLRQLAMY
- a CDS encoding transglutaminaseTgpA domain-containing protein, with the protein product MNHYFHEQIPPGLLRHTLFIMGFCFLPFVNITPWWLTMLAIGVISYRVTANVYHRFLLPKWLHILLVFGVIALLRWYYGSFFSSGFFIGFLMAFFWLKVIEIHRMRDLRMVALACFYVIFTALIIHISLWILLYMILALLAVLSLLLKFERPSASTIQLSRQSASFVLLAIPASTILFFLFPRLTDPLWQVHLPMYGKTGFKENLSPGAISSLFPDDHTVMRVTFKKPMSSFNIYWYGLILNHYNGITWTSQPQAYNDFLPLAHLPSKQEGEYEILLEPHQKLWMFYMREPAAGWPRLRFSPSYGLTSLKEETINQRMTYALTTQNPHYRPLNPKSMQRYLQLPSQGNPKLRAWAIKEKLGKDPSQFISQILKYIHHEPFWYTLNPKLINTSTHSLDEFWFNTREGYCEHYASSVAFILRAAGIPARVVIGYYGGEWNPLGQYLKVRQKDAHAWLEYWQEGLGWQRLDPTTAIAPQRIDERILQENDTLSTALDWNYYRFKLSWLETIRLRLETMQFFWERWLLFYNQEQQQSLLQTLGLGHWDWGRLLQLWTASFLLFLFLGSMWLYWQKRIQDPLLKEYHRLQHELQRLNIKTTPPATLRQQWQALAHQKPQWRSMIEDHLRRYETLRLQSSDNNSPACRKALQTLFKSLRKTIKKL